A window of Xenopus laevis strain J_2021 chromosome 1L, Xenopus_laevis_v10.1, whole genome shotgun sequence genomic DNA:
TGTTTTTAAACTAGCCTATTTTATTGGTTAACACACAAAGAAGCAAGGTTATGGAAAACACAGCGTTACAGGCTGTTAAGCTAATGGCGTAAGAACAAATATACTTTTCGGTAAATGAACACAGATTTAGATCTCTTTGTTGGCTCATTAAGTTAAAAGTTAAAATGCCATTTCATGAGTTTAGTGGCACAATCCTAATTGTATGTCTGTACCAAATTATGCTCTTTCTCCATCCACAAGTGAACAGCATCTTGGTTACCCAGAATTTATAGGTCAGTGCTGCCAGTCTTCATCTCCACCTAGTGGGACAATTATATGCAACATGTTGTGCTGCCAGATTGTATTTAAACAACAGtgtcatataaaaaaatctatgaagATCTGGGGCAAAAGTTCATCCACTCGAGATCATAACAATGCTGCTTCCTTTATACAAACAAAGGTAAAATCAGGTAATAACATACAAGAGGCCTTCAGAACCAGGCCAGAAGATACAGATGCTCAAGGCAATGGGCCTGCTTGCACCCCCCAACCCCTCTCCACACCAACACTCTAAACCTGGTAGCTATACTTCCTCACCCTCAAACCCTGCTTGAGATATCACAAAGCTATCCGCTCAAATGAAGGGTATTACCATCTAACAATTCAAAATGCAATTCAAGGCTGCGATACAGCTTCTATAAGAATTTTCAAGTCCTGCAAAGGCATAAAAACTTTAAGATTCTGTTTATGAATGTTACCAGTAACTCTTTCATATCTACCAattgtaaatgttatttattgtctTTATATTTAGTATTTGTTGTGTTTCTTTTATGTTTTCCCTGTAGGGGGAGCCATATCTCCGTACTGCACATGGACTCCTCATCTGTTTGTGGGATGGCACTGTGCATTACCTACTCTACCTTTTTATGTTGGCAGCCATTGCTAGAGGGTAAGAATAGTTGGAGCCACCTCACTTACAGCTGAAATTCTCTACAAtagtcctcaaaaaaaaaaattgaataccaaTTTAATTGATGTTTTGTGAAAGCAATTCTAGCTATTTTGCTCCCATATAGCAATTCTCACTCTTGCCACAGTCAGTGTGGCCCAGATTTCTTAATAAGGctttagttatttgtcttttcagATTAAGATCCATAATTGTGATTGCACAAATCTCATGACCCTGCACTATAATTACAACTTTGtaaggaaaaaaacacacttattattattcatataggAGCATCCTATACCACATTACACTATATCACAATGCTTTTACAGATAGTATACATCATTTTTGATAATAGAGTTTACCAGTTTTCCCAATTTATCAAaagataaaaatttaatttactgtgCCCCAGCTGAGCTGTGAAATTTTCCTCTACCCAAACTGTGTTTTGACACTTTGATACATATGTATGGGCCTTGATACCACAATTGTGCTATAGATTTTGAAGAGTTGTGTCATGATTGTTGTTGCAGAATTCTATGCTAACAAAATGCAGGTTCCCTTTCTTACCCTCTATAGGAAAAATTACAAAGCAGCGGGTCTTTTCTGGCTGGGATCTTTGTGCATGAGTATGCTGATTTTCCTCCCTGGAAATGTGATTGGTAAGGCAAAGATCTCTATAGTCCCTACATGTTCTGCTAATGTCTTTGATGTCACTTTTTAGCATGAAGCCCACACATATGACCAGATTTGATCTGGCAATTTTGGAATCAAATACCAAGTTGGAAATAAATATGATTGTGTTTCAAAGCTTTCATTCAGAGTAGATatgaggggcatatttactaacccATTGTAACCAATAGGAATTTTCTTAATTGGCACAGGGTCAGTGAATGAGCCACTGTTACAACtggaacagaaataaataattttaccatAGAGAACCCTGAtgaacaggggcgatcctggtccctCCACCACCTAAGGCTGCCCCCACCCATGTCCTCAACTTTTTGTGCCTGTGGGGGTCAGGTGAGGTGCAAACTAGCCTGAATAAAGAGTTTACTATGTTTGTAAAATACCCCTGTTGTGCTAACTGTCTTAAGGAAGTTTACTGTGATAGCCAAGATAAAAAAATCGAATGTATAAGGGGTGTTTCTGATCCCCCCAGAGAGCAATTAGAAGCGtcagtatttttattggtttttaatgTTGAagctaataaagttttttttatcatataagTAATAATGTGATTGAATTtccataattattatattttgtttgtttcatcAGTAAGGTATTGGAATTTGTTATGCTGCTTAAAAAAGTGGATCTATTGTACCCATACATTATGAGGGCAAACCCAGTTTAtctactattcatatttctgtgCTGGAAGAGCGCAGCTTACTTGGCTGTATGTGATAGGGTTGCTGCCATCCCTCTTGTAGCACTATCCAGTGCTGGATATGAATGTAACATGCCAAACATTCGAAATTAATATcgatttttggttttttttcctgtgtgtCACAGGTTATTGaatcaaatttttatatatttcaggGAAGTATGGGACTGAAATAAGACCTGCCTTTCTGCTGAATGTCCCCTATGTGGCGCTGCCTGTCTGGGCTGGGATACGGATATTCCGTGGACACCATTCTCTTCCCAAGATGTCACCTGAAAAGGTAAGGGTACTGTGGGTCAATAATAAGGTGCTGATAGCCCTGCTGCACAATCTATATTTGCTTTTTTactactgtgactgttttttcaaatattaatttacagattGAGGTGGTGCACAGCCAGGGAATACTTCAGCggcccttggatattgctctgaTTGTGTATCTGCTGGGAGCTATCATATTTACTCTCTTCAGGGGCTTGGTAAGGATAAGAATTCTCAATTCGTTGTATTCTACCCTTTTGTGTAATCAGCTAATCAGTTAGGcatgtgctgtgtaacttgatTGGACTTATAATGCATAGAACAGTGAAGTTAAGTGCTGACATAGATGATGACTTTGATATCCTGGTAAGTATGGTGCACAAACCACAGTTAGTCCCTTTAGTGCTATAACACACAATATGTTGATTAATGCATTTTCCAGTACGCTTTGAATTTCTCACAGCTGCTTTCTCTTATAGTATATGATATGCATACTGCCTCTCTCAGCGTTCACTCAATGTACAGTCCTTAATGCCATGAATGAAATATTTCTAAATCTCTTAAATGAAAAGTGAAGGAAGCTTATGCATCCGTATTTTAATTTAGTTGGTTCTCGAGAGTGCTCATCAACATTGTTTTTAAACACTATACTGCACTATGCAGCTGCTACCAGTAAGCTAAATTGGCAAGTACTTCCACCTCATTAGCAAAACGTACCCAACCCATGGCACAGCAATGTTGTAGAAAGGAAACAATGTCTGTTAGCTGCTAGAAGGCCTTACTTGGCTTATAAGATTGAGCAGCTCACATACTGTATGGTATACAGGAGTACTTTAGATTTGAGGACAATTTACAACTGAACCCCCTGCAGTCTTCTCAGACAGTAAACATGGTTAATGCCTTTCTGCCTTTTCCAATTTAAGAGGCGGCTTCAATAGGAACTGTGTCCAGTAGTTATGGCAGAACAACTTCTAGGACACTAGAAACACATGAGGAGTATATTGTTGCCTCCAAACAAAACTAAAAATTGGCCTTAGATAAAATTGAATATGTTCATTGAACCACTAGGATATATGATTTTAAATTCTGTTGCACAAGATTTTTTCTTCAGAAAGACTGGAAAACCTAAAGGAttagaatattatatttttcttataaaCAGGAGGCTATTTTCCAAGCTGCCCACCAAGTGGATCAGCTGGAGTTTACGTACCATTTCCAGATTTATGCAGATATTTCACTCTGAATTTTGCAAAAGTGTAAATATTTTTAGTTTGTGAAGAGTATATACAACAGCATACGACAAGCAGGGCCAGAACTCATGGGTATAAGAATTGCGTGCTTTGGTGCCCCTTGTGTGACTTCACCGTTTAGGCACACTGTAGGGGGCAGAGGTGACCAACTGGGATGCCTAGGGCTCATAGCGGACTTGGCCTGGCTCTTATGACAAGTCCACTATATAGGGATTTTACCCTCTAAACTTGGCATTTCTTAGAAACCAACAACATTGCTTCCCAGGAAGATGGGATGCAATTCTCATGGGCTGGCTGGTCTTAATGGAGAAGCAGTTAAACTTGTACATGTGCATGGTGGGTGCTTATTGTCCCCTATAAGGCAAACACGTAGGAAAGGTTTTAAATCCCAGGTTACATCATTTGTCTGGAATGGCAAGCAGCATAAAATGGACCCATATATGTTATAAAGATGGAAAAATGTACAGATGTCTTGGATTGCCAGACTTGTATCTATGATATACAGCTGCTCATTCAGCTCTGCATAATGCAATGAAATGTCCTCTGTGGGCTAAAATTTAAAATATGCTTACAACACTATATAAGTTAAGTTAATAAACCTTTTCTGATCCGTTGTCTGTTGATATGTAATTAAATTGGAAAAAGTATGAACTGTCAACTCCTTGTACATTGTCAGCCCCCCTCCATGTATGGTCCTGGGAGCCCTGATATCAAGTAACCTTGACATGTGGCACAGGCTTTAAGGAGTCTATTTGTTGGGTAACCAAGTGAAAGTATGTTAGAAACTGAATGAAACTAGGACTGGAGTTACTGTACCTAATAAATGGATTGATCAGTAGACTTGAAGGTACAAAGTAAACAAATGTATAACGGGGAGGCAAAAAGGTTAAGCACATATAATTGCCAATTGCTCAGGGCAGGCACCAGGATGAGAAGCAGGTCCATAATCAGGCTACTGGTCAGGCAGTAGGCAATAACAAATCTGTATACCAGAAGCAGGAAAAAAACCTGGGACACAAATTCTGAAAACAGGGCTAGACCACATCAAAATGGCTTAATTGATCCAACAATAGAGACAGAGAACAGAGAGGCCTTTACAGGAGGATTATCTGGCTTTAACAAGACTGGAGACTGTGAAGACAGAGGAAGAAGCAAATGCTTATCTGGATTATAGTAACAGTGAATTCCAAAAGCCTTCAGtgacttgacaaaaaaaaatgcagggcCGGAGGGAAAATGGGCTGGTGGGAAAAATTCAGGGTGATTCATCCTGGAAAAAGGGCCTGTGTAATACAACCCCTCACTCACCCTGATGTTGAAGTGATAGATTCTGAAAATATAGGGACTTCAAGACCCAGAATCCATCACAATAGAAGAAGATGAGGAGGGTTTGCGTGACAGTGAGAGCCTAAGAAGGATTGTGATTCTCACATTtgctttcaatctgtggaatcggGTAtgtccgtaaaaaaaaaaaaaaaaagctcagatagtgtttatgcaactTTACCCAGCTGAATGGGTTCATGCCAAAAAGGGGGAtcatattttctctttaacatATTTATAATGCTCCATCATATTCCATAACCCTATACAATGGAAGGATGCATCAATGAAACATACAAATACTACATGAAATacagaaataatagaaaatatgaaACAGGCCTTGCTTATGTTATGTTAACCCTAAACTTTGTTTATTCAAAATAATCTGCCTACCAATCCCCTCATTTATTTATCATTGTAACATGCGAAAGGGAGGGTTTGCCTCATATTATGAAATCTATTAGTTCAAtaaaaacactaaataaagcaaCATTCATATCATCaagacagatatagatatatgaaTAAACAAAGGCATACACCAGGATCAATAAACTGTAAGAAGTAAATGAACTGTGTCCAAAACTAATGCAATCATGAGGGACTGGCTGCTGATGATAGCAGCTCTTACTGTGAAATAAATTGACTCTGAGAATGAGCGGTTTCATTGGAATCACGGTAGCATTttcttctgaccttgtgaccacAAGTCAGTTTTTTCCTACCCCAAACATAAAGATTCAATTCAAGTAGAAGGGTGCTCAATACATTAAATATTAGTGGTAACAATGTAACTTTCTATTTACCCTAATTTTCTTTCATACACACGGTTTGCTTTTATGCATATTTGCATTGGTTGGATTCAGGTGACTGGGTGAAATACGATAATGCTGACATTGTTTTCTCTGTTATACATGGACTGTCCAAATCTACTTATATACAGTTTTCCATTAACTGGTAGATAATTCTTTTTCCACATTTTTGTGTCTATTTTGTAGTTATAATTGTAAATATTGAGGACAGCAGTGGCATCAactcttattctattttaataatttgcctctTTGGTGTCCCCAGCTGGTCCTGGATTGCCCGTCTGACTCCTGCTTTACATACATCTACCAGTATGAGCCATACTTGAAGGATCCAGTAGCATATCCTAAGGTTCAGGTTAGTGCTTTATGTTCAGCAAGTAGTGCATTTAGTTTGTGGTCATACAATTCTGATTATGTCAGGCAGCTAAGATTACTATGAGTTTCAGTGAGCTATTGCAGAAGTTCTTATTTCATCTCTATAATAGCTTTAGGTTAATGGCATATAGGACAATTTCAGGCATTTTGTAGCTCTGTGGGTAGGTGACAAATTGCTTGAAATGGCCCACTCATTGTCAGTGAACAGGTATTGACTGTAAGCACTCAGTGCTGTCAAGTGATATGTGCATAGTATTGCTTAAAAACAGTGCTGTATTTTCAAGAAATATGTGCTTGTGACTTGGCAGCATGGGAActgcaaatacaattttattgttattttttatcatCTATTTTTCTATTGAGGCCGCTGTATTCATACTGTCTCTCTTTtgaaaccactgcctagttgctacgTTAAATTGGAacctggcaaccagatagctgctgaaattccaaacaggagagcagctaaacaaaaagctaaataattaagaagctacaaataataaaatatgaaaaaatattcaaattgtctcggaatagcACTCTCAGCATCAtggtaaaaataaatttaaacgaGAACAACCTCTTTTATTAGTCTAATACATTAATAAGGATTACAAGTGTCTGTATGCATTAAAGGCCAGGGCTGCCCTCAGGATTTATGGAGCCCTATCCTGCTTAGGTAGCTGGCACTAGTTCATGGATGTTCAGTCTAAACTGACATCAAGTGGTGAAACTGGCTCTGCATCTGTGATCAATGTACAAAACATATGTTCATGCATGGTATTGACCAGTAATTGCTTGTGCAGAGTAAGTAGCTGGTATGTTGGGTGTACAGTAACTCTTTTTGCTATGGTTTGCCTTTCTATAATAATGTATAACTAGGGCATTTTGCCTATAAATTCTTATGGACTCACAATGTTAATCTCTGCAAACACACAGTGTTCATTATTTTGTGCTTCTAGATGCTGGTCTGTATGTTCTACATGCTTCCATTTCTTTGTATGTCTGTTTATGCTTTGTTGAATCCTGGATGCTCATGGATGTTGGACTGGACTTTGATATATGCTGGGGCAATTGCACAAGTaaggttttattacattatttcttCTCTCTAAATCTGACACTATATGCTTggtccaattttttaaataactgtttgAATTGGattgtgtttgtgttttataATTAACTGCACTCTGCtcccatcatgtttttttttttttttgcacaggccCAGTTTGCTCATATGGGATCTTCTCTCTATCACCGAACCCCCTACACATATAGAGTCCCTCGTGATGCTTGGTGGGTGTTTGTGATATCCAATAGCCTGTACACTCTTGGGCTTCAGTTCCTTGCCTACCGTTGTCTGAAAAACCCAGCCTTCTTCCTCCAGAAATCACATCACTCTGCTGAGGATGGCAAGAAACAGAATTAGGGTTAAAAGAAAGGACATTGAAGGGCTGTGATGCTTAGAGGAGCTTATAGGGACAAGCATGAAGGTACCTGAGAAAGACGCTAACTGCCTGTCATGCTGCTTGTGTTTTGGGAAGTACATCTGGCACCTTTTGAAATGGAAACAAAGTATTGCAGGAGTATTAAAGACATCTGTGATTGTGCTGAAGCCTGAAAAAGATATGTttgtaaaagggaaaatatacccataAAATCAACTTTTACTTAACCAGCATGAAGAAAGAGCTGCACTCCTTGCTTTGTTATAAAGCAAACCATTCATTGTTGAAGCCTTATATGAGGGAAAAGATTTCTTTTataaattgttattattagtaC
This region includes:
- the tm6sf2.L gene encoding transmembrane 6 superfamily member 2; protein product: MRLPEPAGAFLLSLTALPVSYVVNSLSVVSDPISIAGIGAFVLLALLVLLFFFLQGSPPNDPLFYVFAVFSFTSVIDLIIWLEEDGYISGFMEFYMKEGEPYLRTAHGLLICLWDGTVHYLLYLFMLAAIARGKNYKAAGLFWLGSLCMSMLIFLPGNVIGKYGTEIRPAFLLNVPYVALPVWAGIRIFRGHHSLPKMSPEKIEVVHSQGILQRPLDIALIVYLLGAIIFTLFRGLLVLDCPSDSCFTYIYQYEPYLKDPVAYPKVQMLVCMFYMLPFLCMSVYALLNPGCSWMLDWTLIYAGAIAQAQFAHMGSSLYHRTPYTYRVPRDAWWVFVISNSLYTLGLQFLAYRCLKNPAFFLQKSHHSAEDGKKQN